The genomic DNA TATTCGCAGTGTTGAGGATATAAAAAAGGACATAGACCTGCTCCGTGATCTCCACCCGAGAGCCGAGACAGCTTTCTGCGGTGATGCAGATCCATTGGAGATCGGAGTTGATGCATTTAGTAGCATCGCTCGCTATATCCGACAAGTTTTTCCGAATATTACCACTCTAACCTGCTATAGCCGGGCATTGACTCTTTGGAAGATTGGGCGGGAGGGGATCCATCGACTTGCGGAAGCAGGACTTAACCGGGTTCATATCGGTTTGGAATCAGGCAATCCTCAAGTACTTCGTTTTCATCGTAAAGGTCAGACACCGCGAATTATTCGTGAGACTGGTTTGTGGTTAAAAGATGCAGGTGTAGAGGTTTCCTACTACGTCCTTTTGGGTATTGGTGGGAGTGAGTGGTGGAAGAAACACATTGACGATACTGCCGAACTTATAAATACGGTCAATCCGGAGTTTGTTAGGTTGCGCCGACTCTGGCTTTATGGCGGCGACAGCAAAAGTAATGAGCCGGGAT from Desulfobulbaceae bacterium includes the following:
- a CDS encoding radical SAM protein gives rise to the protein MYTLKDTGDISSLISKPQRTKPEQLIIRPPSEWKSLLVRVTRGCNWNHCLFCGIYPHLGQNDFSIRSVEDIKKDIDLLRDLHPRAETAFCGDADPLEIGVDAFSSIARYIRQVFPNITTLTCYSRALTLWKIGREGIHRLAEAGLNRVHIGLESGNPQVLRFHRKGQTPRIIRETGLWLKDAGVEVSYYVLLGIGGSEWWKKHIDDTAELINTVNPEFVRLRRLWLYGGDSKSNEPGCPLWEKIRSGEFLSQSPEGTVMELKRLLEKLHDISSFITCDHSNNYINVTGRMMEDKTEMIEEIDQFLSLPEEARETVYRSVGSQI